In Candidatus Hydrogenedentota bacterium, one DNA window encodes the following:
- a CDS encoding tyrosine-protein phosphatase produces the protein MLAVLLFVAAVFSGGCARVTANFREVDPGAYYRSGQMDATLLDITLRWYGIKTVVNLRGESPDEAWYRREIAVCAERGVAHYDLDWTMKRPPEPESLQAFVGILAEAEGPFLVHCQGGTHRAAVAAACYRLLEGESVEEAREEFGLFFDDAPIGQLLGLYEESGLYAQGNASFEQWVFDEYPAQYAAHGFDDPAATAESPPAVSAMRSKRRAPR, from the coding sequence GTGCTGGCAGTTCTGCTGTTTGTCGCCGCCGTCTTCTCGGGGGGCTGCGCCCGGGTCACCGCCAACTTCCGTGAAGTCGACCCTGGCGCCTATTACCGGTCCGGGCAGATGGATGCCACGCTCCTGGACATCACGCTCCGGTGGTACGGGATCAAGACCGTCGTGAACCTGCGCGGAGAATCGCCTGACGAGGCCTGGTACCGCCGTGAGATCGCCGTCTGCGCGGAACGGGGCGTCGCTCATTACGACCTCGACTGGACTATGAAACGCCCGCCCGAGCCCGAATCCCTTCAGGCTTTCGTGGGTATCCTTGCGGAGGCGGAAGGACCTTTTCTCGTGCATTGCCAGGGCGGCACGCACCGCGCCGCCGTGGCCGCCGCCTGCTACCGCTTGTTGGAGGGCGAGTCCGTCGAGGAGGCGCGCGAAGAATTCGGCCTCTTCTTCGACGATGCGCCCATCGGGCAACTTCTCGGCCTGTACGAGGAAAGCGGCCTTTATGCACAGGGCAACGCCTCCTTTGAACAATGGGTTTTCGACGAATACCCCGCCCAGTACGCAGCCCACGGGTTTGACGATCCGGCAGCCACGGCCGAGAGTCCCCC